The following nucleotide sequence is from Aspergillus nidulans FGSC A4 chromosome I.
ATCGGTCTATCAATTGTCGCGTACGcaattggctttggctggctaGGTGTCCATGATGCAGAGAAATGGCATGTCGCAGTGGGGTTATATATTGTCGGCTTGATCGCCTACCAGACAACCCTAACATTCTGGACAGCTGCATTCCCGGGCCTTGCACGTAATACAGTCGAAATGAAATCCAAGGCGGACGAGTATCAATCCGGTTCTATATCTCGTGATGAGTATGATTTCGCGGATACAATGAAGCGCAGTCAACTGGCGAACATGGCGTTCTACGTACAATCTGTGGGTGAGATCTTTATCCTTGCAGTTATTGTGGGGATTATGTTTGGGTTGAGAGTTGATGATAGCCAAGCAAATAATAACTGGGGACTGAGTGTGCTGATTGCGTTTGCGAGTGGTGTTTGGCTGCTTGTTTCGCTGCCTTGGTTTGTCCTTGAGAAAAGACGACCGGGACAAGGTACTGGGGGGCGGAGCATAGTTGTTGCTGGCCTCAAGCAGATCTATGTAGCTACAAGGCAAATATGGAGGTTGAAGCAGAGCCTGCTTTATCTTGTTGGTCAGTTTTGTCGTCTATGGTTTTTCCAGAACCTCCCCGGGCTTCGAGGCTGACAGTAGAACAGGATACTTCCTACTCGGGGACTCTCTTAACACCACCGTGACAGTGATATCAACACTCCAAAACAACATCGTTGCTTACAACACCCTTCAGCTCGCATACCTTCTGATCGTCGGTATTACAGCACAGGTACCTCCTTTCCATCCCATCTTTCCACTCTCTTAACCCTAGAACCTAATCTCCCAAACCAACAGGCGCTCGGCATATACGCCTTCTGGCGTATCCAGACCCGTTTCAACCTTTCCCCCTTAACGCTCTTCCACCTCATTGTAGCAGCCATAATAGTTCTCGACATCTGGGGCATGATTGGCATCTTCACTAACCGATTCGGCTTCCATAACACTTGGGAGGTCTGGGCATATCAAGCATACTACGGCCTCCTTGTGTGTCCCTGGTACAGCTATTCTCAGATTATGATTTCGGAAGTGACACCGCGCGGACATGAGTTCTtatttttctccctctttaGCATT
It contains:
- a CDS encoding MFS transporter (transcript_id=CADANIAT00007159); the protein is MAVVASLDMEKVQYPAVQELDAKAHAAAKRPTAPDQFDESYRTARLEIWAYYAYYIGNNGLSLFNFAPTAFQNLLSQATDENGQLFFAGRLRSIESIVLLCNGISFAIQVLVFLVIGSFADFGTWRPNILIGLSIVAYAIGFGWLGVHDAEKWHVAVGLYIVGLIAYQTTLTFWTAAFPGLARNTVEMKSKADEYQSGSISRDEYDFADTMKRSQLANMAFYVQSVGEIFILAVIVGIMFGLRVDDSQANNNWGLSVLIAFASGVWLLVSLPWFVLEKRRPGQGTGGRSIVVAGLKQIYVATRQIWRLKQSLLYLVGYFLLGDSLNTTVTVISTLQNNIVAYNTLQLAYLLIVGITAQALGIYAFWRIQTRFNLSPLTLFHLIVAAIIVLDIWGMIGIFTNRFGFHNTWEVWAYQAYYGLLVCPWYSYSQIMISEVTPRGHEFLFFSLFSIVGKTSSFIGPLVSSAIIDASESGNAGLPFYFLVGISVLAAGVLGVWLDIGKSRKEQEAFLEEKKLRE